In Hyperolius riggenbachi isolate aHypRig1 chromosome 10, aHypRig1.pri, whole genome shotgun sequence, a genomic segment contains:
- the LOC137534213 gene encoding coiled-coil domain-containing protein 86-like yields the protein MLPDVVEVEVNRSAGGKKPMKRTQNGQDNEGISAKRKKETTVSKNIPRGKPKSGRVWKENKKRFSSMVKDRPLRTSWDTKMKERQEKKMIKSLAQELKDEKQREKEEKKKRREENLRRRLENERKAEVVQVIRNPTKLKRARKKQLRSIQKRDTLVMSQAGKKSQKKATPS from the exons A tgctgccagATGTAGTGGAAGTAGAGGTGAATCGCTCTGCTGGTGGGAAAAAACCTATGAAACGCACCCAAAATGGACAAGATAACGAGGGTATCAGTGCCAAAAGGAAAAAGGAGACCACTGTCAGCAAGAACATACCAAGAGGAAAACCAAAATCTGGACGTGTGTGGAAGGAAAATAAGAAGAG GTTTTCCAGCATGGTAAAAGACCGTCCCCTGCGCACATCTTGGGACACTAAAATGAAGGAGCGTCAAGAAAAAAAGATGATTAAAAGTTTAGCCCAAGAATTAAAGGATGAAAAGCAAAGAGAGAAGGAG gaaaaaaagaaacgtCGGGAGGAGAACTTGAGACGCCGACTGGAAAATGAGAGGAAAGCTGAAGTGGTCCAAGTG atACGCAATCCGACAAAACTGAAGAGAGCGCGCAAGAAGCAGCTGCGTAGTATTCAGAAGAGAGACACTCTTGTCATGTCTCAGGCTGGCAAGAAGTCACAGAAGAAGGCCACACCTTCGTAA